TTGCGCTCTATGCTGAAAGGGACACGAGGGGATACGAGTGAACCGCACAGACCGCTGGGGGCGCATCCTCGAGACGATCGCCGCCGACGGCTCGGTTCAGGTGGAATCCCTCGCCGAGACGTTGGACGTCTCTGCGGCGACGATCCGCCGCGATCTGGACGAGCTCGCCCAGCAGCAGATGGTGGTCCGAACCCGGGGCGGGGCGGTGTCCCATTCCGTGTCCTACGACCTGCCGCTTCGCTACAAGTCCTCGCGTCAGGCGTCCGAGAAGCAGCGGATCGCCGCCGCGGCGGCAGAGTTGGTCGCTGACGGTTCTGTCGTGGGCATCAACGGCGGCACCACGACGACCGAGGTCGCCCGGGCTCTGGCGGCCCGGGCGGGTGAGCCTGACCTCTACGGACGCAGCCTGACCATCGTCACCAATGCCCTGAACATCGCGAGCGAGCTCGCCGTACGAACCAACATCAAGATCGTCTCCACCGGCGGTGTGCCGCATCCGCATTCCTACGAGCTGATCGGCCCATACGCCCGTCACGTTCTGGAACAGGTCCACGTGGACATCGCGATCGTGGGCGTGGACGCGGTCGACCCCGTCCACGGACTGACCGGGCACAACGAGGATGAGTCGATCATCAACAGCCTCATGGTCGAGCGGGCGCGCACCGTCGTCGTCGTCGCCGACCGCACGAAGCTCGGAATGCGGTCGTTCTCGCGGATCTGCGGCATCGACGCAGTCGACGTTCTCGTGACAGATGACGAGGCTTCATCAGAGCTTGTCGACCGCTTCCGCTCTGCCGGCGTACGCGTCATCTGCGCCTGACGCCCTTCGCATCGCCCAGCACGGCGAAGTTTGCACACTTTTGCATAAAATTGTTGACAGTGTGCTCGTTTGTGCTTCAACATGGCGTAAAGCGTGCAGTAAACGTCAATTGAGCGCAGGGAGAACGAAATGGTGGCTTCGCCCATCCCCGAGGAAAAGGCGCCGCTCCGCGTAGCCGTTATCGGCTACGGGGTTCGGGGTCGCGACCTCGCACGATGGGCCGAGAACGTTTCGACGCCGGCGTCGCTCATCGGCATCGTGGAGCACTCGGAACGGTGCCGGAGGGATGCTCGCGCCGACTTCGGCGAGTCGGTCGCGATTCTGACCGACCACTACGATCTGAGCAGCGCCGATGTCGACGCTGTCATCGTCGCCACGCCCGATGACACTCACGCCGCCATCGCGATCGACCTGCTCGAACGGGGCATCCCGATCTACCTCGAGAAGCCGATCGCGACCACCGTCGTGGACGCCGACGCCATCCTGGACACCGCAGCGCGAACCGGCACGCGGATCTACGTCGGCCACAATATGCGCCACACCCCGATGGCACGCGTGATGAAAGACGTCATCAGCAGCGGCGAGATCGGCGAGGTACGAGGAATCTGGTGCCGGCACTTCGTCGGGCACGGCGGGGACTACTACTTCAAGGACTGGCATGCCGACCGCGCCCGATCGACCGGACTGCTGCTGCAGAAGGCCGCGCACGACATCGACTTCATGCACTGGCTCGCTGACTCGTATACCGATCGCGTCGTCGGGATGGGCGACCTTCTCGTCTACGGTCGCATCGCCGACCGACGGGACAGGGCGGGGGAGCGGATGAAGGAGTGGTTCTCACTCGACAACTGGCCGCCGCTCGCGCAGACCGGCCTGAATCCCGTCGTCGACGTCGAAGACCTGTCGATGGTTCTGATGCGGCTCGAGTCCGGGGCGATGGCGAGCTACCAGCAGTGTCACTTCACTCCCGACTACTGGCGCAACTTCACCGTCATCGGCACCGAAGGCCGAGCGGAGAATTTCGGCGACAGCGGCGATGGTGTCGTCAGGGTCTGGAAGCAGCGCTCCGGGTACAACCCGACGGGCGACGCCGAGTACGCGTTCACCGGAGCCGGTTTCGGTCACGACTCGGCCGACCACGACTGCGTCGACGAGTTCCTCCGGTTCGTCGCATCGGGTGCCGCGCCGGTCACCTCGGTCGTCGGCGGCCGTCAGGCCGTCGCGGTGGGCGTTTCCGCGACGCACTCGCTCCGCGACGGCTCCGCGCCTCAGGACATTCCGCCCATCGACCCGGATGTCTCGCGCTACTTCGAACACGGACAGCACAAGATCCTCCACAGCGCTGACCGCTGAGTTCCGACCTGCACCACCCGACCCGAATCACCTGAACACAAGGAGACACAGTCATGAGAGGTAAATTCGCTGCGGCCGCACTCGGCTCCGCGATGCTCGTCGCCCTGACCGGATGCGCCGGAGCCGCACCAGGCACGGACGACTCCGCCGACGGCGAGCTCAGCGGCGAACTCACGTACGCGATCTGGGATGAGCGACAGCAGCCGGCGATGGAGGCGATGGCCGCCGCATTCACCGAGCAGCATCCCGATGTCAGCATTTCCGTCGAGGTGACTCCTTTCAGCCAATACTGGACGAAGCTGCAGACGCAGGGCTCGGCCAAGGAGCTGCCAGACGTCTTCTGGATGAACGGCCCGAACGCCAAGGTCTACGCACCGAGCGGGCTCCTCGAGCCGATCGACGCGCTCGTCGAGAGCGGCGAGGTGGACCCGTCGAACTACCCCGAAGCCCTTAACGAGCTGTACACGTTGGACGGAACTCAGTGGGGCGTTCCGAAAGACTTCGACACGATCGGCGTCTGGTACAACACCGCTCTGCTCGCGAAGGCAGGCGTGGCCGAGCCCACCGCCGACTGGACATGGGACGACTTCGCCGTCGCCGCACAGACTGTCAGCGACACCCTCGCGGCCGAGGGCACCTACGGCGTGGTCGCCGAGCTGACCGGCCAGCAGAGCTACTACGACACCATCTTCCAGGCCGGCGGGTACGTCATCTCGGACGACATGAAGAAGTCCGGCTATGACGATCCGAAGACGATTGCCGGGTTGCAGTACTGGACGGATCTCATCGCCTCCGGGGCGTCCCCGTCCGTCCAGCAGCTCTCAGACACCCTCCCGAACCAGTGGTTCACGTCCGGCAAGGCGGCGTTCTACTGGGCCGGCAGCTGGCTGGCGAGCGAAATCGCGGCATCACCCGTTGCCGCCGATGTGAAGACCGCGCCTATGCCCGTCGAGGAAAAGGCAGCAACCGTGATCCACGGTGTGGCCAACGTCATCGCAGCAGACGGCAAGAACAAGGCAGCCGCCGCTGCCTTCCAGGCGTACCTCGGCTCAGAGGATGCCGCTCTGATCTCGGCCGACATGCGCGCGGCGATTCCGGCTTTCAACGGCACGCAGCAGGCCTGGGTGGACTCCGAGCCGACGTTCGGACTGCAGATGTTCCTCGACGCGACCGAGTACGCGGTGCCCGACCCCGAGTCGTACAACACGACAGCGTGGCGCGAGCTCGAATACGAACTGCTGCCGCAGGCCTTCTCGGGCGAACGACCCACTGAAGAGGTCGCCAAGGAACTGGCCGAGCGGATGAACGAACTCCTGGCGGAAGAGTGAGCTCACCGAAGCTGAAGTCGCGGCCGGGGGGCGTTTCTCGCCCACCCGGCCGCGGCCGCGGCGGCAGTCCTGCCCGAGGCCGCCGCGACGGGCTGCTGTGGGGCTGGGTGTTCGCGGCGCCGGCTGTGCTGGGGTTGACGGTCTTCTACGTCTGGCCCCTCCTGCAGACCGCCTACTTCAGCTTCACCGAGTGGGGGGTCTTCGGAGGCTCGACCTGGGTCGGGACCGCGAACTACGAGAAGCTGTTCAGTGACCCCACCGTCGTCACGTCGATTCTGAACACCGTCGGCTATACGCTCATCGTCCTGCTCGGCGTCCCGATCGCCGTCGTCGCCGCCAGCCTCATCAACCGGCCGGGCCTGCGGTTCGCACAGCTATACCGTGTGCTGTTCTTCATGCCGTACGTGGCGATGCCGGTCGCGGTCGCCCTCGTATGGCGGCTGATGTTCAATGGCGACTTCGGGATCATCAACGCCGCGCTTGCGACGGTCGGCGTCGACGGGCCCTACTGGACCTCGACCCCGGGGCTCGCACTGGTCGCCCTGGGCATCGTGGGGCTGTGGACCTCGATCGGCTTCAACATGATCATCATCAGCTCTGGCCTCTCTGCTATCCCCCAGGAGCTGTACGAGGCCGCTCAGCTGGACGGCGCCGGTGGCATCCGCATCTTCTTCTCCGTGACGGTGCCGCTGCTCGCCCCGACCCTCTTCTTCGTCGTGGTCATCACCACCATCAATGCGTTCCAGGTCTTCGATCTGCTCTTCGCCCTGATGGGAACTGCGAATCCTGCGATGGCGCAGACGCAGACCTTGATCTACTTCTTCTACTCGGAGGCCTTCGTGGCGAACGACAAAGGCTATGGCGCGGCGATAGCAGTCTTGATCCTGGTCGTCATCGGCGCCGTCACTGCGGTGCAATTCCGTCTGCAGAAGCGGTGGGCGACCATTGACTGAGTCGACCATCCTCTCACCGAGCGCACCGGGCGTGCCCGGCATCCCGACCGGCGTGGTCGCGCCCCCTGCGCCGCGCCCGCCTCGCGCGTCGCGATCCCCGCGGGCCGGCACGGTTTTCACCCACGTGTTCCTCGTGGTAGGTGGGCTGATCATGGTCTTCCCGTTCGTCTGGCAGGTCCTGATGTCCCTGTCGACGAACTCTCAGGTGATGAGCGTTCCGCCCACCTTCTGGCCGGGAGAGCTCCAGTTCGGCAACTTCGCAGAGGTGTTCGAGAAGATTCCGTTCTTCAACCAGCTGTGGGTGTCGATCCTCATCACGGGCCTGCGCACACTGGGCCAGCTCATCCTCTGCACTCTTGCCGGGTACGCGTTCGCACGTATGCCGTTCCGGGGCAAGAACATCGTGTTCGCGATCGTCCTGTCGTTGCTGATGGTCCCGCCGCAGATCTACCTCATCCCTCAGTACCTGATCATCCAAGACCTCGGTCTGCTGAACACCGCGTTCGGCGTCGCCCTGCCCGGCTTCTTCAGCGCCTTCGGCATCTTCCTCATGCGCCAGGCCTTCGTCGGCCTGCCCTATGAGCTGGAGGAGGCCGCCAGGCTGGACGGGGCGAATCCTTTGCAGACGTTCTTTCGCGTGATGCTTCCGCTCGTGGGCCCCAGTCTCAGCGCGCTGATCATCATCACTGTCCTGTGGTCGTGGAACGACCTGCTGTGGCCACTCGTGGTGGCCACGCGAGCAAAAGACATGCCATTGTCCGTAGGGCTGGCGACACTCCAGGGCCAGTTCTCCACCGATTACTCCGTGCTGATGGCGGCGAGTCTGCTCGCTACCCTGCCGGTCCTGATCCTGTTCCTCGTGTTGCAGAAGAGAGTGGTCCAAGGCCTCGCGTTCTCCGGGATGAAGGGGTAACGCCCCCCGCGGGAGCATCCGAGCGCATCGTCGTTCAAAGGCACGGGGTGACGCCTCTCGACTCCGTGCCGCCGGTCACATCGCTTGCGCCTCTTGAGGGGAGCGCCGACCCTATGGCAGGTTGCCTGTCATGATCACCCGCCGGCTTCGTCTGCTGCTCGCGTGTTCCGCCGTCACGGCTGCCGCGCTCATCTCCTCCTGCACCGCAAGTGACCTGAGCGACGACCCGACGTCGAGCGCGTCGGCCCCGAGTCCTCTGCAGATGCCGGAAGAGGAGGCTGTCGACGAGTTCTCACCTCTGATCGTCTCGAGCGTCGCGGGCGATCCCGTGCCGGTGCGGGGGACGGATGGGCTCTACCACCTGGTGTACGAGTTGCAGATCTTGAACTCGTCACCACGACCAGCAGCGATCAGCAGCATCACCTCCTCCGCCGGCGGCGACGAGATCTCCATGATGACCAGCGCCGACGTCATCGCGCGCACCCTGCCGATCGGCGACTATCCGTTCCCTCCCGAAGCGATGTCTGAGATCCCGGCGGGAACGACCGCCGTGGTCCTGATGGATACGACTTTCGAGTCTCGCGACGCGGTTCCCGGCCAGATCGATCATGAGCTCACCGCGACGTTCGGTGAGGTGCGTTCCGGGCAGGCGAACTACGCCACCCTCTTCCCGACCGAAGCGACCGCCCATGCGACGACCCGGATCGGCGCAGGAGACCCGGTCGTGGTCGGGCCACCATTGACCGGTGCGGACTGGGTCGCAGTCAACGCATGCTGCAGCCTGTCCCCGCACCGCGGGACGATGATCCCGATCGGGGGACGGATCAACGCCGCGGAGCGGTATGCGATCGACTGGTCCCGATTCGACCTCAGCCGGCCTCTCGTCGAAAACGGCGAACAATCGACGTTCGCCGGCGACCCCACCGTCAACGCGAACTACTACACGTACGACCAGCCGGTTCTCGCCGTCGCCGAAGGAGAGGTCGCGGTCGTCGTCGATGACCTCCCCGACGCCGAGCCGCACGTCCTCCAGGAGGGCCTTCCGCTGAGCGAGTACGGCGGCAACCACATCGTGCTGAAGATCGCCGACGGCGTCTACGCGTTCTACGCGCACCTCAAGCCCGGCTCGGTGACCGTGCAGGTCGGCGACCACGTCCGCCTCGGAGACGAGATCGCCCGCACCGGGAACAGCGGCAACACCACCGAGTCCCACCTCCACTTCCACCTCATGGACGGGACCGCGCCGCTGACCGCGACCAACCTGCCCTTCGAGATCAGCTCCTTCACCATGCAGGGAAACGGCAACGAGGACGGCAGCGAATTCGTCCTGGACCGGGGGCAGCGGGAGAACGAACTCCCCCTCATCCTCTCCGGCATCGGCTTCCCCGACTGAGAGAGTCTCCGAGCCCGCCTGCGGAGCCGATGCGCATTGCCCGGCGGCCCGGCCCCTGTCAACACCTTCCTCATCGACCCCGGGGCGGATTGGGTAGGACAGTGCCCCGATCGCCTGCTCAGACCAAGGAATGCCTGCACTGCGGGCGTCCGTTCGCGGACCGCAAGCGCTGGGCGTCCCGCGGACAGTGGGAGGCAGTGCACTACTGCTCCGTGAAGTGTCGAGCGGCGGCTCGCCGCGCGAGGGGCCCGGCGTGAACGCAGCGCTCGTCCTGGCTACGCAACAGTTCGCTGAACACCCAGCCCTCGAGGATCCCGACATCGACGAGATCTTCATCGTGGAATCGCCAGGGCGGTTCCGACGCCTGCCATACCACCAGCACAAGATCGTGCTTCTGCTCGCCGCCACGCGACACAGCGTGGAGCGCTGGCGGGCGGAAGGCAGAACCGTTCGGCACGTGCGCCTCGACGACGACCTTTCGTTCGCAGCCGGCGTCGGCCGCCTTGTCGAAAAGCACCATCCCGACGGCCTGGCGTGGATGAGTGCGACCGATCGGGGTGTCGACGAACGGCTGCACCGGCTCTGCGATCAGCTCGGGCTCCGCTCCAAGACCTATCCCGACAACCTGTTCCTCACGAGCGAAGCCGAGAGTGACCGCTGGTTTCTCGAGCACTCGGGCGCACGAATGGAGGACTTCTATCGATGGCAGCGCCGCCGGACCGGCATCCTGATGGAGAAAGGCAAGCCCGCAGGCAGACGATGGAACTTCGATGAGGACAATCGGCATCCGCTGCCGAAGGTCGGCCTCGACATCCCGGCAGCGCCGCACGAAGCGCCCGACCAGATCACCAGGGAGGTGATGGCCGAGGTAGAGCGACGGTTCTCCGACCATCCCGGTCGGGCTGCGGACTTCTGGCTTCCGGTGGCACCGGAATCAGCGCGTGCATGGCTGGATCACTTCGTCCAGGAGCGTCTGCTCGAGTTCGGCCGCTACGAGGATGCGATGGCGGCGGATGAGCACGTCCTGTTCCACTCCGTCATCTCGCCTCTTCTCAACATCGGCCTGCTCACCGTGGACGAGGTCATCGACAGCGTCAGCCGACACGGTGAGGCACCGCTCGCCTCGGTGGAGGGGTTCATCCGGCAGGTGATCGGGTGGCGGGAGTACATGCGCGGCATGTATCGAGCGCATCCCGAACTCGAGCACGTCAACGCGTTGGGGCTGAGCAGACGACTCGAGGGATGGTGGTACACCAACGACGGCGTCCCAGCGGAGGTACCGCGACCGGTGCGGACCGTCCTTGACCGGGTGCACCGATGGGGATACGCCCACCACATCGAGCGGCTGATGGTGCTGAGCAATTGGATGCTGCTGCAGGGCTACGCGCCAGGCGAGGTGAATCGCTGGTTCCTCTCGCTCTTCGTCGACGCATACGACTGGGTCATGGTCCCGAACGTCATGGGGATGGGCCAATACGCCGACGGCGGCCTCGTCGGCACCAAGCCATACATCTCGGGCGGCGCCTACCTGCAGAAGATGGGCTCCTGGTGGAACTCAGCGCAGGAGGCGAAAGACTCGGCATACACCGAGGCCTACTGGGCGTTCCTCGACCGGCACGAGGAGCAGCTTGTGGGAAACCCGCGGCTCTCGCTCCCTCTGGCGCAGATGCGCACGCGTCGCGGCGAGTGAAGCGCCACCTCGGCCTGGGCGAGCGTGAGAGAAGCCCCGCGATCCCAGTGTTTACAAGGGATCTCGGGGCTTCTGAGCTGGCGGTGACGGTGGTGTCTGGGTTCACGACATCGTTGACACCTGATCGCTTGGTGGTGGTCGTGATTGGTGACGGGTGAGTCGCGTCATAGGCGACGGGACGTTCGTGGTGATCGTTGACGGGTGAGTCGCGTCATCGTTGACAGCGTCGCAGCGCCGACGATGCGGTGGTGAAGCCGAAGAACCTCGTCATCGTCCGCGCCGTTCGCGAGCAGGGCCTCAGTCATGCTGAAGCCGCCGCTCGGTTCGGCGTCACCCGCCAATGGGTCCATGCACTCGTCACCCGTTACGACACCGACGGCCCCGACGGGGTCGCCCCGCGTTCCCGGGCCCCACGCACGCGACCCGGCGCGACACCGGCCGCGATCCGCGAACGGGTCATCGCTCTGCGCGTCCAGCTGACCGCGAACGGTGCCGACGCGGGACCGGCGACGATCGCGTGGCATCTCGAGCAGGAAGGACGCCCAGCCCCATCGACGTCGACGATCCGTCGCATCCTCCACGCCGAGGGGCTCGTCATCCCCGCACCATCCAAACGCCCCCGCAGCTCCTACATCCGGTTCGAAGCGGACCTGCCCAACGAGTGCTGGCAAGCCGACATCACCCACTGGTACCTCACCGACGGCACCCGGGTCGAGATCCTCGACTTCCTCGACGACCACTCCCGGCTCCTACTCGACATCCGAGCCGCGCCCGCGTTCACCGGTCCCATGGTTGTCACCGCGATGACCGACCTGATCAGCCAATACGGGCCACCCCTGTCCACACTCACGGACAACGGACTCGTGTTCACCACCCGCCTGGCCCGCCACAAAGGCGCCCGCGGCGGGTTCGAGAAACTCCTCGCCGTCCACGGCATCACCCAGAAGAACGGCCGCCCCGGGCACCCTCAAACCCAGGGGAAGATCGAACGCTTCCACCAGACCCTGAAACGCTGGCTCACCGCCCGCCCCCACCCGGCAACCATCGCCGACCTGCAACTCCTGCTGACCCAGTTCCAGACCTGGTACAACACGCAGCGCCCGCACCGTTCGATCGGCCGACGCACCCCCGAGCAGGCCTACACGGCCCTGCCGAAAGCGACCCCGACCGGGCCGGCCCGATCCGAATGGCGCTCCCGCACCGACAAAGTCGACCGCGACGGGAAAGTCACCCTCCGCTACGCCGGGAAACTCCGCCACCTCGGCATCGGCAAAGCCCACGCCGGCACCCCCGTGCTCCTCCTCATCCACGACCGCGACGTCGTCACCAGCAACGCGAACACCGGCGAAATCATCGCCGAACACACCATCGACCCCAACCGCGACTACCAACCCCGGAAACCGTGAACCGCCCCGTCAACGATGACGCGACTCACCAGGCAAACGTCACCGCCAACCCACCGAACCCAACAAAAAGTCCTGAGCCGCGCACCGTTCGTAAACGATGACGCGACTCAGGACACTGGCGGTGACGGTGGGATTTGAACCCACGGTAGGGGGTTACCCTACACAACTTTTCGAGAGTTGCACCTTCGGCCGCTCGGACACGTCACCGTCGAATAGCTTACGACACGCCGCGCGGGCGCGCGAACTCGCCCGCGCTGCGCACACCGGCATCCGTCACGAGCTTCAACCGCCGAGATATCGGTGCACCGCCGAGATCACGACCGATCCCTCCCCGACCGCCGAGGCGACCCTCTTGACCGAACTGCGACGCGTGTCGCCCACTGCGAACAGCCCGGGTACGGAGGACTCCAGTGCACCCGGCACCGCACGCCCGGCCCACGGTTCCGGTGCGTCCTCGTCCGCCTCGGAGGTCCCCGTGAACACGTACCCCCACTGATCGCGCAGTACCTCGGGCGGCAGCCATTCGGTGTGCGGCCGTGCGCCGATCGTGATGAACAGGGCCTCGCACGCCAACGATCTCCGCTCACCAGTGGCGGTGTTCTCGACCTCGATGCTGGCGAGCCGCTCGTCCCGCGCGTCGGCCGAGGCATCCACCACCCGCGTCTCCGGCACGATCTGCACCCCGAGCGCCTCCAGCTGCTCGATGAGGTACGCCGACATGCTCGCCGCCAGGGACGCTCCCCGCACGAGGAGCGAGACCGATGCCGCGTACCTGGCCAGATGCAGCGCGGCCTGCCCGGCCGAATTGCCGCCGCCGACGACGCACACCGACCTGCCCTGCTGAGCCTTGGCCTCGACGGAGGAAGCGCCGTAGAAGACGGATGCCCCGACGAAACGTCGCAGCCCGGGTGCCCGCAATCGGCGATACGAGACACCGCTCGCGAGCACGACCGCGCGAGCGCGGACGAGATCGCCGGGCGCAACCGCAAGCCCGAAGTCGTCACCGATCTCGAGCCCGGTGACGGTGCGCGAGTGGGCGAAGCCCGCACCGAACACCCACGCCTGCTGATACGCGCGACTGGCCAGATCGTCACCGCTGACACCACGAGGGAACCCCAGGTAGTTGCGGATCAGCGAGCTCGACACGGCCTGGCCGCCGAGCGCCGAACCCTCCAGCACGAGTGTCGACAGCCCCTCGGACGCGGCGTAGACCGCGGCCGCGAGACCCGCCGGGCCGGCTCCGACGATCGCGACGTCGACGGTGTCGCTCGGCAGCTCGGTGCTCAGGCCCTGGGAACGGGCGACCTCCGCATCGTCGGGGTCGACGAGCATCCGGCCGTCCACGGTGCGAACCAGAGGCACGCCGCGATAGGCGGTCCCGCTTTCCGATAGCACGCCGACCGCGAGGGCCGACGCGGGATCCGCGACGGTCACCGCCACTCCCTGGTGCGTGAGCATTGCCCGGAGGAGATGCGTCCGCGGCGCGTGCTCCTCGCCGATCACCATCGCGCCGCGGCGACCACCCGCCACCGCGCGCCACTCCCGCAGGAACTCCGTGACCGTCGCGTGGAAGTCCTCGTCGGCTGCCCCGCCCGGCCGCACGACGTAATAGTCGATCTGCAACCGCGACATCAGCTCGAGCACGCGCTCGGCGGTCGCGGCATCCGCCCACGTTCCCCAGCCGAGCAGCAATCCGCGCCGCGCATCCGGGAAGATCCGCCGCGCACGACCGAACACCGTTTCGCCGTCGGCGTCCGGCGACGGGTCGGCCGCGAGGAACAGCGCGAGGGTCCGCGCGTCGGTCGCGAGGCGATCGATCGCATCGCGGACATCGGAACCCGCGGGCACGATGTCGTAGTCGCGGCCGTACCGCCGATGCAGCGCGTCCGCGACCGATCCGGCAGGCGCCGCCTGCACCTCGTCCGCCACCAGGATCACCGGCAGCGTCGTTTCGGACTGAGCCATCGTCCCCACCGCGCGGCGGAGGACCGGCCGCCGCAGCACCGGATTTTACTCGCCGGTCGCAGCGGGCGCCATGGCGTTCAGCCCGCCGATGCGGCGCTCACTGGGCCTGCGCGGCGGCTCCTGCGATCAGGTCCACGACCCGCTCAGGCTCATCGATGCCGACCGAGAAGACGTAGGTCGCGGTGAAGCCCGTGTCGGCGATCTCGCGGACGGTCGCCGCGACCGAGTCGACGGTCGACTCGGGATTCACGCCGATCATGGCGGTCTTCTCGATGTCGTCGTAGTCACGGCCGACGTCCGCGCAGTGGCCGCGCAGCACCTCGAGCTTACGCGCCGACTCGGGCGAGAAGCCGATGTTGCAGGCATCCGCGTACTGGGCGACCATGCGCAGCGTCTTCTTCTCTCCGCTGCCGCCGATCATCAGATACGGATGCGGCTGCGTCAGACTCTGCGGCGCATTCAGCGTGCGCCCGAGCTGCCAGATCGCGCCGTCATACGGCTCCTCGGACTCCGACCACATCTGCAGGCAGATCTGGATCGTCTCCTCGAGCTGGCGGAACCGCTCGGCCACCGGCGGGAACACAAACCCGAGACCGGCCGACTCCTGCTCGTTCCACGCCGCGCCGATGCCGAGCCCGACACGGCCGCCGGAGAGGACGTTCAACGTCGTGACCTGCTTCGCGAGCAGCGCCGGCTCACGGTAGATGACCCCGGTCACGAGCGTGTGCAGCAATGCCTTCTCAGTGTGCGCCGCGATGAACCCGAGCGTCGCGTACGCCTCGAGCATCTCGTGGCTCTCCGGACCGATGCCCGGCAGCTGCCAGAAATGGTCCATCACCGTGATGCGCTGGATGCCGGCGGCCTCCGCATTGCGGACGTGCGCGGCGAGGGCCGGCCCGAGCTGGGTGGGTCCGGTGCGCCAGGTGAAGTCGGCGACGTGCAGTCCGAAGTCCATGCGGATGCCCTCCATGAGAATGATCGGATGCGACATCCGATCATTCCCTCAGGCTACGACCGCCGCGACCCCGCCCGGGCCGCCCGGCACAGGACTAGGTTGGCGGAGTGAGCCTCACCCTCGAGCCCCAGCAGCGCCTGGTCGTGGCGATCGCCGCGCTCGCCTCCTTCGTGGCCTTCCTCGACGGGACGGTCGTCAACGTCGCCCTCCCCGCCATCAGCGAGGAGCTCGGCGGCGGCCTGGTCACCCAGCAGTGGGTGGTCGACGCGTACCTGATCACCCTCAGTGCCCTGATCCTGCTGGCCGGCTCGGTCAGCGACGCCTACGGGCGCATCCTGGTGATGCGCATCGGCCTCATCGGCTTCGGCATCGCATCGCTCGCGATCGCCCTCGCCCCGACCCCGCTGATCCTCATCATCGGTCGCGCGCTGCAAGGCGCCGCGGGCGCGTTCCTCGTACCGAGTTCGCTCGCACTGATCACCTCGACGATCCGCGGACCGCGCCAGGGCAAGGCGATCGGCATGTGGACCGCGCTGACGACGACCGCGATGCTGGTCGGACCGGTCCTGGGCGGACTCTTCGTCGACTTCCTGTCGTGGCGCTACGTCTTCGTGATCAACGTGATCCCGATCGCCATCACCCTCTGGCTGCTGACACGCCTCACCGCCCACGACGACCGCAAGCCACACGTCCACATCGACTGGCTGGGCGGCGCGATGTGCACGTTCGGGCTCGGCGCGGCCGTCTACGCGCTGATCGAGCAGCCCAACTTCGGGTGGTTCTCGCCCGCCATCTGGATTCCGCTCGTCGCCGGCATCCTCCTGTTCGTGGGGTTCATCATCCGTCAGCGCACCGTCCACGACCCCGTCCTGCCGCTGGGCCTCTTCAAGATCCGCAACTTCTGGACCGGCAATGTCGCCACCTTCTTCATCTACGCCGCGCTGTCGCTCAACGGCTTCGTCGTCGCGGTGTATCTGCAGCAGGGCGCCGGGCTGCCGGCGACGCTGGCCGGCCTGGCGAGCATTCCGGTGACGATCCTGATGGTGCTGCTGAGCTCGCGGATGGGCGCGCTCGCGGGCAAATGGGGTCCGCGGCTGTTCATGACGATCGGGCCGATCGTGATGGGAATCGGGGCGCTGCTGCTGCTGAGCGT
This portion of the Microbacterium pygmaeum genome encodes:
- a CDS encoding DeoR/GlpR family DNA-binding transcription regulator, which translates into the protein MNRTDRWGRILETIAADGSVQVESLAETLDVSAATIRRDLDELAQQQMVVRTRGGAVSHSVSYDLPLRYKSSRQASEKQRIAAAAAELVADGSVVGINGGTTTTEVARALAARAGEPDLYGRSLTIVTNALNIASELAVRTNIKIVSTGGVPHPHSYELIGPYARHVLEQVHVDIAIVGVDAVDPVHGLTGHNEDESIINSLMVERARTVVVVADRTKLGMRSFSRICGIDAVDVLVTDDEASSELVDRFRSAGVRVICA
- a CDS encoding Gfo/Idh/MocA family protein, whose protein sequence is MVASPIPEEKAPLRVAVIGYGVRGRDLARWAENVSTPASLIGIVEHSERCRRDARADFGESVAILTDHYDLSSADVDAVIVATPDDTHAAIAIDLLERGIPIYLEKPIATTVVDADAILDTAARTGTRIYVGHNMRHTPMARVMKDVISSGEIGEVRGIWCRHFVGHGGDYYFKDWHADRARSTGLLLQKAAHDIDFMHWLADSYTDRVVGMGDLLVYGRIADRRDRAGERMKEWFSLDNWPPLAQTGLNPVVDVEDLSMVLMRLESGAMASYQQCHFTPDYWRNFTVIGTEGRAENFGDSGDGVVRVWKQRSGYNPTGDAEYAFTGAGFGHDSADHDCVDEFLRFVASGAAPVTSVVGGRQAVAVGVSATHSLRDGSAPQDIPPIDPDVSRYFEHGQHKILHSADR
- a CDS encoding ABC transporter substrate-binding protein, translated to MRGKFAAAALGSAMLVALTGCAGAAPGTDDSADGELSGELTYAIWDERQQPAMEAMAAAFTEQHPDVSISVEVTPFSQYWTKLQTQGSAKELPDVFWMNGPNAKVYAPSGLLEPIDALVESGEVDPSNYPEALNELYTLDGTQWGVPKDFDTIGVWYNTALLAKAGVAEPTADWTWDDFAVAAQTVSDTLAAEGTYGVVAELTGQQSYYDTIFQAGGYVISDDMKKSGYDDPKTIAGLQYWTDLIASGASPSVQQLSDTLPNQWFTSGKAAFYWAGSWLASEIAASPVAADVKTAPMPVEEKAATVIHGVANVIAADGKNKAAAAAFQAYLGSEDAALISADMRAAIPAFNGTQQAWVDSEPTFGLQMFLDATEYAVPDPESYNTTAWRELEYELLPQAFSGERPTEEVAKELAERMNELLAEE
- a CDS encoding carbohydrate ABC transporter permease; the protein is MSSPKLKSRPGGVSRPPGRGRGGSPARGRRDGLLWGWVFAAPAVLGLTVFYVWPLLQTAYFSFTEWGVFGGSTWVGTANYEKLFSDPTVVTSILNTVGYTLIVLLGVPIAVVAASLINRPGLRFAQLYRVLFFMPYVAMPVAVALVWRLMFNGDFGIINAALATVGVDGPYWTSTPGLALVALGIVGLWTSIGFNMIIISSGLSAIPQELYEAAQLDGAGGIRIFFSVTVPLLAPTLFFVVVITTINAFQVFDLLFALMGTANPAMAQTQTLIYFFYSEAFVANDKGYGAAIAVLILVVIGAVTAVQFRLQKRWATID
- a CDS encoding carbohydrate ABC transporter permease, with the translated sequence MTESTILSPSAPGVPGIPTGVVAPPAPRPPRASRSPRAGTVFTHVFLVVGGLIMVFPFVWQVLMSLSTNSQVMSVPPTFWPGELQFGNFAEVFEKIPFFNQLWVSILITGLRTLGQLILCTLAGYAFARMPFRGKNIVFAIVLSLLMVPPQIYLIPQYLIIQDLGLLNTAFGVALPGFFSAFGIFLMRQAFVGLPYELEEAARLDGANPLQTFFRVMLPLVGPSLSALIIITVLWSWNDLLWPLVVATRAKDMPLSVGLATLQGQFSTDYSVLMAASLLATLPVLILFLVLQKRVVQGLAFSGMKG